In the Ignavibacteria bacterium genome, GCCGTTGATAAGGGGCTAGCCACGTTCATCGGATTCGATGAAAAACGAGTAAGTCTGGTGCATGTGCGAGATCTTGCTCGCGGCATTGTTGACGCTGCCTTTGCTCCTGTTGCCGTTGGACAGACGTACAACATCTCTTCAGACGAAACATATACCTGGCCGGAAGTAGCCACGCTCACAGGTGCACTCCTCGGTAAGAGAAGATTGTTCAAAGTGCGGCTCCCGCATTTCCTGGTTCTTGGGATCGCCGGCGTTTCCGGCGGCGTGACAAAGATGCTTGGGAAACCTTCCGTACTCGATTATGAGAAGGGTGTGGACATCATTCAGAAGTACTGGACGTGTAGTACGGAGAAGGCACGCAAGGATCTGGGATATCGACAGGAGATCTCGCTCAAGGATGGACTGAGCGACACCGTGCGCTGGTATCGCGAGCAGAAGTGGTTATGATCCGAGGCTGGCTTCAGGGGTTCATTGGCATTGCGATCACACTCGTGATCCTCCTTATCTGTTTTGCCTTTTTTGCCGTTAGACTGGCAACGCGCAGTCATCCAGTTCCCTATTCTGAATCACAGGCAGCGGTTCACGATACCGTCCGCGTGTTTCGAAACTCATTTGGTATCCCGCATATCATCGGTCGCTCGATCGACGATGTGATCTTTGCTCAGGGGTATACACATGCCCAGGATCGACTCTGGCAGATGGATGTATGGCGCAGAACCGGACGTGGTCGTCTCGCCGAGATCCTCGGTCCGAAACTCGTCCAAGTAGACGCATTCATGCGTGCCGTTGACATTGCCGGAATCGTTGCATTGAATGTTCGAACCATCGATCCAACATCACGTAGGCTCATGCAGGCCTATAGCGATGGCGTTAATGCCTACCTGCGTGACAATGAAGGAAAGCTACCGTTTGAGTTTGATGCGCTAGAATACACACCGGAACCTTGGTCCGTTGAGGATTGCCTTGTTGTAGGCAGAACCATGGCCTTTGAGATAAGTCTTGCGTTCTGGACCGACATCGCCTACGCGCAGATTGCACTCCAACGTGGACCAGATGCATACCGCATGTATGTGCCACGTGGTCCTGGCGCCCCCTACGTGCTTGATACTACAAGTGCAACACGTTCTGATACGACGCTCTCCAAACGCAATGACCCACAACAGCTGGGTTCAGCACATATGCCCGGTATGCAGCGCATGCTTGCTGACGTTCGTAGTGCGCTGGGAATGCACGGTTCAAGCTATGGCAGCAACTGTTGGGCCGTGAAGAAGGCAAGTGGTGGTGCGATCGTTGCCAATGATCCCCACCTTTCTGTTTCCATGCCGCCAAAGTGGTATCAAAACCACCTTAGTGCACCCGGACTCAATGTGATCGGCCTGAGTATTCCGGGATTGCCCTTCGTCTTCTCCGGCCGAAACGACAACTTGGCATGGGGCTTCACCAACGCCATGGTGGATGATGTAGACTACGTTGCCGAGCGTGTTGATCCCAAGAATGCCAATTACTACCTTGATGCAGAGGGACGACGGGTGAAGTTCAAGTATCGTAGAGATACGATCCGCATCAAGGATCAGCCCGATTCACTGATCGATCTGCGATTCACCAACAGATCCTGCGTTGTTTCCGATGTCCATCTCATGAAAGATCCATCGATCTACTTCGGGATGCCCAGACAGATGTCGGCCAAGGTTTTGAACACCTCGTGTCTCACTCTTCGCTGGACAGCTCGATACAGAAGTGATGAGATTCTCGCATTGTACAGGATCAACACGAGCAAGACATTTGATGAATTCGTGACGGCCACCCAAACGTGGGTTGCCCCGGCATTGAACTTCAGCGTTGGAACGGCAAGTGGTACAGTGGGAACTGTTGTTGCCGGTGTTGTTCCTCGTCGTGGCAGCGCAGATCCGCACTTGCCGATACCTTCATGGGTAGCTGGTGCCGACTGGTCTGGCGTGATCCCGCTCCGAACGATGGGAGTGTTAGTGAATCCATCGCGCGGGTTCGTTGCCTCAGCCAACAACCGCACCTCACCTAGAACCGATGTGTTCATCGGTACACTTTTTGAGCCTTCATCACGCATTCAACGAATCAATGAACTCCTTGCCATCTATCGTGATCCGAGTGTTCGTGATGTACAGGTGATGCAGCAGGACGTGGTGTCCCCGTTCACGAAGAAGTTTCTGGAGCGGATCATCCCAGTCTTGAAACGCGGAATGAATAGATACGCCGAATCTGAGAAGCAAGCACTCAAGACGTTGGATATGTGGGACGGCACGCAGTCTTCGATCGATGTTTCTGCCAGCATCTATGCCGCTCTTCTCCAACGCATTCTGTGGAATACCTTCGAAGATGAACTTGGGCAGCAGCTCTATTACGATTGGACGTTCGTAAGCAACATCCCGATGCGCAGGATCGACGAGCTCCTCGATGACCCAACTCATGTTCTCTGGGATGATACGCGCACCCCGCAACGAGAAGACATGGCATGGATCGCCATCCGTTCCTACATCGAAGCCATCAGAGAATTGCGGGTGACCTTTAAGAACGACCGCGATACTGCATGGAAGTATGGCATGATGCACACTGTGACATTCCCGCATCTCTTCGGCTCCAATGAGCTCATGCGCCCTGTGATGAATCAGGGCCCATTCGATATCTCGGGTAGCCATACAACACTCAACAATAGCGAGTGGAACATCGCTCAGCCCTATGCTACCCGAGTTGCCGCCAGCATGCGCGTGATCTCCGATATGCAGGACAGCGTACAATACAGTGTTGTCCCCGGAGGATCGTCAGGTCAGCCCCTTCATGCCCATTATGCAGATCAGCTTCAGTTATGGCTGAAAGGGGGCTATGTACGGCTTCCTGTTGGTCCAAAACCTGACGTTTCGTTCCGACTCTATCATGTCTTTGCACCGTAAGACTCGGTAGTTCCGTACTTTTGCCGGTCGTATTCTCCATCAAGAACCCCCGAGATCTCCATGTCCGTCTCTTGTATCGTTGGAAATCGCCGTTCGGCCAAAGCCGACGCCATTGTTGTCTTTGTTGCTCAGGACGACAAACATTTCAAAGCATCTGAAAAGGCTTTGACGTCAGAGATCCCGCACCTTACTCCGGTCTTTGAATCCATGGACTTCACAGGGAAGGCCAATCAGACGATTCTGGCCTACGGCGGATCTGCAACGGCAGCTCAGCGTGTGATCCTCGTTGGACTCGGTGAAGCATCGGGCGTGACGCTAGAGAAAATCCGCCGTGCCGCAGCAGCAGCGACGAAACGTGCAGCTGCCAGCAATTGCGGACATGTGGCGTTTGAGATCGCAACGATCAATGGCATTGATAGTGCTTCGATCGCGCAGGCGATCGTAGAAGGATCGATCCTGAGTCAGTACCGCTTCGACAAATACAAGACCATAAAGGAAGAAGGAAGCGGCAATGGAGGCATGGTCAAGAAGGTAACCCTCGTTACCGACAAGGCCCACCAGAAGGCCGTCACAAAGGGTGCCGGTATCGGCGAAAACATCGTCGACGGCGTAACCCTTGCACGTGACCTCGCCAACGCCCCGAACAATGAGATCTATCCAGAAACACTTGCGAAGCGTGCTCAAGAGGCCGGTCGCAAGGCAGGTTTTAAAACCACTGTTCTGGATAAGAAGAAGATCGAAGAACTCAAGATGGGTGGTCTTCTTGGCGTTAACGCCGGAAGCGTTCGTCCGCCGGTCTTCATCGTTATGGAATACATGAAGGGTCCAAAGAACGAGAAGCCCCTTGTCCTCGTTGGCAAAGGCATCACCTTTGACACAGGCGGTATCTCGATCAAGCCGGGCGCCGGTATGAGCGATATGAAGAGTGACATGCACGGTGCAGCCTCGGTGATCGGTACCATGTACACGATCGCAAAGCTTGGACTCAAGCGCAATGTGGTTGCCCTTGTGCCTTCAACAGAGAACATGCCAAGCGGAACGGCCTATGTTCCCGGCGATATTCTGACGTTCATGAACGGTAAGACCGCTGAGATCGACAATACGGATGCAGAAGGCCGACTCGTTCTTGCGGATGCTCTTTGCTATGCAGACCGTTACAAGCCAAGTGCGGTTATCGACCTTGCCACCCTTACTGGTGCTATTGCTGTGGCCCTTGGTACTGTTACAACCGGCATGATGGGTACAGATGAAAAGACGAAGAATCGTCTTCGCGTTGCTGCCGACAAGACCAATGAGTATGTGTGCGAACTTCCGCTGTACGATGAGTACAACGAGCTGATCCATAGTGATTATGCCGATATCAAGAACTCTGGTGGTCGTTATGCAGGGTCCATTACAGCGGCATTGTTCCTAAAGCACTTTGTCTCGTATCCGTGGGTCCACCTTGACATCGCCGGTACGGGTATTCAGCCAAAGGCATCACACTACACACCAAAGGGTGGATCCGGTGTTGGCGTCCGACTCCTGACAGAAATGCTTCGCCATTGGTGAGCCTCGGTCCCCAACTCATATCGTTGTTATGACCGACATCGATACCCTTCGTAAGGACTTCGAAGCCGAAGCGATTCCGCATATGTCGGCATTGTATACGTTCGCTGTGCGACTCACACGGGATCCTGATGATGCCTCGGATCTCGTGCAGGAGACGTTTCTGAAGGCGTTTCGCTTCTTTGCGTCCTTCGAACGGGGAACTAACTGTAAGGCCTGGCTGTTTCGGATCCTGAAGAACTCGTACATCAACCGTTTTCGGAAGACCTCCAAGGCTCCGGATACGGTGGAGTATGATGTGGTTGAGGAGTTCTACGAGACCATTCGAGATAGCTCCATGGAAACGTCGGTGCTTGAAGAACAGATGTTCAATCAAGCACTCGATGATGAAGTGGCTGGTGCGATCGATGCCCTCCCGGAAGAATTCAGAACTGTTATCCTACTCTGCGATATCGAGGGGTTCACCTACGAAGAGATCGCCGAATTCATTGATTGTCCCATTGGGACGGTCCGTTCACGTCTGCACCGTGCACGAAAGATCCTGGCTGGCCAATTGGCGGACTATGCGAAACGTCGCGGGTTCACTGTTGCCCCAGAAGGATCCGGTATGCCGGAATCGCATGTACCAGACGGAGGGAACGAGTGATGAAACATCAATACGAACGTACCGAGCTGATCTCGGCTTACCTCGACGGAGAGCTTCACGATGCTGATGAGCGCGCTTTCGTTGAACACCTTCTTGCCACCGACTCTGTGTTTCAACGAGAGGTTGAACTCCTCGGTGCGTTACGAACGAATATTCGCAATCGAACGGAACAACTGAAGATCGCCGTGCCTGTTTCACTTGAGCGCTCGATCCGGCTCTCTTTGGGTGAAGAAGTTGTTCGACAGTCAAAGGCAGAGAGTACTCCGTCGCTTCTGCAACGGCTTCTCCAACGCCTGTCCCGTCCCCTCGTTGCGATCCCAGCTGCCCTTGTCGTTGCATTGGGTATCACAGGGATCTACATGATGATCAATCGCAACGTGCCCGGTTCTGAAGAAACGACCGTTGCTAAAGCGAGCCTGTTCGAATTGTCTTCCGCCTCCTATGCCAATTTCCAGTCCGTGGTCCGAGGAGACATCAAACTCGTCCGCACGTCATCTGACACAGCAGAACTTCAACGGTTCTTCCGCGAACAAGGTGTTACCTATACGGTCTTTTACCCTCAGATCGATGCCGAATTGAAGGGCGGTGTTGTCTCCCAGCACGGCGATAAGAAGTTCGCACACCTGGTGTATGGAAGTGGCTCCCACCTTGTTTATCTTTTCGAAGTGGATGTGCCATCCCTTGAAAGCGGTGCCGTAACATTGGCCGCCGAGATATCCAAGG is a window encoding:
- a CDS encoding leucyl aminopeptidase — translated: MSVSCIVGNRRSAKADAIVVFVAQDDKHFKASEKALTSEIPHLTPVFESMDFTGKANQTILAYGGSATAAQRVILVGLGEASGVTLEKIRRAAAAATKRAAASNCGHVAFEIATINGIDSASIAQAIVEGSILSQYRFDKYKTIKEEGSGNGGMVKKVTLVTDKAHQKAVTKGAGIGENIVDGVTLARDLANAPNNEIYPETLAKRAQEAGRKAGFKTTVLDKKKIEELKMGGLLGVNAGSVRPPVFIVMEYMKGPKNEKPLVLVGKGITFDTGGISIKPGAGMSDMKSDMHGAASVIGTMYTIAKLGLKRNVVALVPSTENMPSGTAYVPGDILTFMNGKTAEIDNTDAEGRLVLADALCYADRYKPSAVIDLATLTGAIAVALGTVTTGMMGTDEKTKNRLRVAADKTNEYVCELPLYDEYNELIHSDYADIKNSGGRYAGSITAALFLKHFVSYPWVHLDIAGTGIQPKASHYTPKGGSGVGVRLLTEMLRHW
- a CDS encoding zf-HC2 domain-containing protein — translated: MKHQYERTELISAYLDGELHDADERAFVEHLLATDSVFQREVELLGALRTNIRNRTEQLKIAVPVSLERSIRLSLGEEVVRQSKAESTPSLLQRLLQRLSRPLVAIPAALVVALGITGIYMMINRNVPGSEETTVAKASLFELSSASYANFQSVVRGDIKLVRTSSDTAELQRFFREQGVTYTVFYPQIDAELKGGVVSQHGDKKFAHLVYGSGSHLVYLFEVDVPSLESGAVTLAAEISKDVKESRWHWEEKDNVGTLFVWQSNTVMCSAVSDLNTQEFSALFRLETL
- a CDS encoding penicillin acylase family protein, translated to MIRGWLQGFIGIAITLVILLICFAFFAVRLATRSHPVPYSESQAAVHDTVRVFRNSFGIPHIIGRSIDDVIFAQGYTHAQDRLWQMDVWRRTGRGRLAEILGPKLVQVDAFMRAVDIAGIVALNVRTIDPTSRRLMQAYSDGVNAYLRDNEGKLPFEFDALEYTPEPWSVEDCLVVGRTMAFEISLAFWTDIAYAQIALQRGPDAYRMYVPRGPGAPYVLDTTSATRSDTTLSKRNDPQQLGSAHMPGMQRMLADVRSALGMHGSSYGSNCWAVKKASGGAIVANDPHLSVSMPPKWYQNHLSAPGLNVIGLSIPGLPFVFSGRNDNLAWGFTNAMVDDVDYVAERVDPKNANYYLDAEGRRVKFKYRRDTIRIKDQPDSLIDLRFTNRSCVVSDVHLMKDPSIYFGMPRQMSAKVLNTSCLTLRWTARYRSDEILALYRINTSKTFDEFVTATQTWVAPALNFSVGTASGTVGTVVAGVVPRRGSADPHLPIPSWVAGADWSGVIPLRTMGVLVNPSRGFVASANNRTSPRTDVFIGTLFEPSSRIQRINELLAIYRDPSVRDVQVMQQDVVSPFTKKFLERIIPVLKRGMNRYAESEKQALKTLDMWDGTQSSIDVSASIYAALLQRILWNTFEDELGQQLYYDWTFVSNIPMRRIDELLDDPTHVLWDDTRTPQREDMAWIAIRSYIEAIRELRVTFKNDRDTAWKYGMMHTVTFPHLFGSNELMRPVMNQGPFDISGSHTTLNNSEWNIAQPYATRVAASMRVISDMQDSVQYSVVPGGSSGQPLHAHYADQLQLWLKGGYVRLPVGPKPDVSFRLYHVFAP
- a CDS encoding sigma-70 family RNA polymerase sigma factor, with protein sequence MTDIDTLRKDFEAEAIPHMSALYTFAVRLTRDPDDASDLVQETFLKAFRFFASFERGTNCKAWLFRILKNSYINRFRKTSKAPDTVEYDVVEEFYETIRDSSMETSVLEEQMFNQALDDEVAGAIDALPEEFRTVILLCDIEGFTYEEIAEFIDCPIGTVRSRLHRARKILAGQLADYAKRRGFTVAPEGSGMPESHVPDGGNE